A segment of the Candidatus Cloacimonadota bacterium genome:
TGGTTGTTTTCGCTTCAGGGAAAGATCGAGCTTACAATCCGTATTGGCAAACTATTATTGATTGGGAAGATAATTGGCGTTACTTTGTGGGAACTCAACCTCCTCCAACAAACTGGAGACAACTCAATTTCAACGATAATAACTGGGAATATGGACCAAGTGGTTTTGGTTATGGTGATGATGATGATGCTACCGAAATTTGGGAAATATCTCAAGAGGAAGCGTTATCTGTTTACATCAGAAAAACTTTTGATATCGACAATGTAAATGATGTGTTAACTGGATTGCTTCATATTGATTTTGACGACGCATTCGTTGCCTGGATGAATGAAGTAGAGATAGCTAGAGAGAATATTGGTTATATCGGGAATTTTCCAGCTTATTACGATACTGTAGATATTCGAACTCACGAAGCAGAATTGTATCGTGATGGAAGACCAAATCATTATATAATAGAAAATATCCAATCAATCCTGCAAAATGGTGAAAATGTGCTGACAATCCAAACGAACACCCTGGATAGCGATATGACCATGATCCCATTTCTCACTTTGGGTTTTGCCACAGAACCAAGTGACACTTTGTATGTAAGTCCCATCGTGGAACCCAATCTGTTAAATCTTCACACCGATTTCAGCTTGAATGAAAATGAACCTGTAATTTTATCTGATCCGGCGGGAAATATAATCGATCAACTGGAACCCGGTTTTATTCCATTAGATAATTCTTTTGGAAGACAACCAGATGGAAGTAATAATTTATTTTTCTTTGAATCCACATCTCCCGACAGCACAAATGATAATTCCATATCATCTCAAGATTTTGCTGACCCTCCCGATTTTTTTATCGACGGTGGTATTTTCGATAATTCGGTAAATGTTTCATTCGTTGGTATTCCTTCCGGTGCAACAGTTTATTATACCATCGATGGCTCTGAACCGAATCCAGACTCTACAGACACTTTCGAGTATACATATCCAGTCAATATCGATACAACTACGGTTGTAAGAGCTCAAACTTATCAACCAGGATATCTTCCCAGCAAGCTCATTTCTAACACATATTTGATCGCTGAAAATCATACTTTACCTGTTGTAAGTTTAACTACCGATCCTTATAATCTTTGGGATTACTATGAAGGAATTTATGCCAAAGGACCTAACGCTGGTTCAGGATTTCCGTATTTAAGGGCAAATTTCTGGCAGGATTGGGAAAGACCTGTACATATTGAACTTTTTGAACCTGACGGCAATCTGGGATTCAAGATGGATGGCGGTATTAAAATTTTCGGATATTTTAGTCGTGGGCATGATCAAAAATCCGTTGCAGTTTTTGCACGCAGCAAATATGGAACCGGTATGATCCCTTATAAATTCTTTGAGGATAAACCATTCACAGAATATAAAAATATCGTTTTCAGGAATTCAGGTGGAGACTGGATGAGATCGATGATGCGCGATGGTTTTATGCAGAGCCTTCTAAAAGATACCGGTTTATCATATCAGTCTTATCGACCTGCGGTTATTTATCTGAATGGTGTTTATTGGGGAATTCAGAATATCCGTCAAAAAGTAAACGAACATTTTTTTGCACAAACCTATGGTGCCGATCCCGATAATATAGATTTATTAGAAGAAAATAGACAAGTTTTGTATGGAACTGTAACAGCTTATTCTCAATTTATGGATTTCATCGATACGCACGACCTTAACATTCCAGCCAATTATGAACAGCTAGAAACTATGATGGATATTGATAATTATCTCAGTTATCAGGTTGCAGAAATAATGTTTTGTAATACTGACTGGCCTGGAAGAAACATTAAATACTGGCGGGAAAGAACTCCCGATGCAAAATGGCGCTGGCAGATATTCGATTTGGATCTTGGTTTAGGCTTAATTAATAGTGCAAATCATAAC
Coding sequences within it:
- a CDS encoding CotH kinase family protein, which translates into the protein MKIEVRFLIILILLLITNFSAQNIKINEIVSSNLNSLKDEDNENPDWIELYNSGNSAVNLLHYGLSDDIDEPHRWSFPDISIQPNDYLVVFASGKDRAYNPYWQTIIDWEDNWRYFVGTQPPPTNWRQLNFNDNNWEYGPSGFGYGDDDDATEIWEISQEEALSVYIRKTFDIDNVNDVLTGLLHIDFDDAFVAWMNEVEIARENIGYIGNFPAYYDTVDIRTHEAELYRDGRPNHYIIENIQSILQNGENVLTIQTNTLDSDMTMIPFLTLGFATEPSDTLYVSPIVEPNLLNLHTDFSLNENEPVILSDPAGNIIDQLEPGFIPLDNSFGRQPDGSNNLFFFESTSPDSTNDNSISSQDFADPPDFFIDGGIFDNSVNVSFVGIPSGATVYYTIDGSEPNPDSTDTFEYTYPVNIDTTTVVRAQTYQPGYLPSKLISNTYLIAENHTLPVVSLTTDPYNLWDYYEGIYAKGPNAGSGFPYLRANFWQDWERPVHIELFEPDGNLGFKMDGGIKIFGYFSRGHDQKSVAVFARSKYGTGMIPYKFFEDKPFTEYKNIVFRNSGGDWMRSMMRDGFMQSLLKDTGLSYQSYRPAVIYLNGVYWGIQNIRQKVNEHFFAQTYGADPDNIDLLEENRQVLYGTVTAYSQFMDFIDTHDLNIPANYEQLETMMDIDNYLSYQVAEIMFCNTDWPGRNIKYWRERTPDAKWRWQIFDLDLGLGLINSANHNTLAFALRENGPYYPNPDWSTYLFRRMVESDQFVVSLVNKFADFMNSIFDPGYLEAKIDSNYAYLEIEMVRHFNRWEYDNYNFDNWSENEHLVMAYFARDRKAYMTQYIKQQFDIPGIFSLNLTMLPENSGTVKVNSLEIEDMQWSGDYFDNIPITLTAIPKPGYIFSGWTGAVESDSLTIQISSQYDVDISANFIIGIPEVSNLVINEINYNSSDTFDPNDWIEIYNPKDSAVYLDDWNLKDDDNSHNFTFPPIYLASHDYLVLCRDLTAFNSHFPDVQNIIGNFDFGLSSNGDMVRLYKNNTLIDSLLYSSQTPWPVEPDGTGPTLSLKNPLLDNSLAENWAASDFNGTPGAKNEDVYEPLNPPLSDKLQLLQNYPNPFIENTVIKYSIPTEGRVKIKLYNLRGQAITTLVNEIRPEGTYTAIWSGRDKYDRKVSSGLYFYKLSHNGKTKVKKMLVVR